The DNA region GACAGCTCGCTGCAGCGAATGCTGGCCTTCCGGTTCGATCGGGGGGACCTCAGGGGTCACAGCCTTGGGAACCTGATGCTCCTGGCGATAACGGAGATGTACGGTGACTTCGGCAGGGCGGTTAAGGAGCTGAACAAGCTCCTGGCCATAAGGGGGCAGGTTTTGCCGGTCACGCTGGAACCCGTGGCCCTCTTCGCCCAGCTGGGGGACAGGGTCATCCGTGGGGAGGAGGAGATATCCAGACACGGGGACCAGATAGAGAGGCTCTGGCTGGAGCCTAGGGACCCGGAGCCCCTGCCAGAGGTAATGGAGGCCATCGATTCGGCGGACCTGATAGTCCTGGGACCCGGGAGCCTTTTCACCAGCGTGTTGCCCAACCTGCTGGTGGATCGGCTGTCCCATCGGGTTAGGCTGTCCAAGGCCCCCAAGGTCTACGTGTCCAACATAATGACCCAGCCGGGGGAGACCGATCATTTCGGTTTCCTCGATCATGTGGACTGGATATCCAGCGTCCTGGGTTGTCTTCCCGATGCGGTGGTGGCCAACTCGGCTCGGCTGCCTAAAGATGCCTTGGATAGGTATCTGAACCAGGGAGCGGTCCCGGTGTATCCCACCGAGGAGGAGGAAGAGGTGCTTCGCCAAAGGGGTTGCCCGGTTGTGAAGGCCGATCTGGTGGGGTCGGACTCGGAGAAGGGGCTATTGAGGCACGATCCGAAGAGGCTGGCGGAGACATTGGTTCGCCTGGCGAGGGAGGCCAAGGAGGGGGATCTTTGGAGGACCTGAGCCTTTCCATGTGGGAGGAGTGGGGGGCCATAGGGCTTAGCGGCGCCCCGTTCGCGGAGGTGAGGGGAATACTCGATGGTTTAATCCCGCTCAAGGCGGAGTCGGGGTTAATATACCGGACCCAGAGGCGGTTCGTCTTCCGTCGTCTCCTTAAGCTTTGGAGCCTAATGAGCCAAGGGGGGGAGGTCCCCTGGGTTCCCAGGCTCATAATGGCCCCCAAGGGGGACGTCAAGGTCAGGACCAGAGTGTCGATCCAGATACCCCAGGAAGCGGTGGAGCACCTTCGAGGGCGAGCGATCAGGGGGGATGTTCAGTGGTCCTCGTGGCTCAGGGGCCTATGGGGTAGTTGCGGGGCCCTGTATCTGCCCAAGGTGGGGTACTACCTGCTGGTCAAGATCCCACAGTTTGATAATACAGCGGATCTGTTGTATAAATTACTCAAGACGAGGGGCATATCCTTCTCCAGACGGGTCAAGGATAGCCGGGTTGAGGTGATCATCCGGGATCAGCAAAAGATAGTGGACTTCCTTAGTTTTTTGGGCCTATCGGAGAGTATCTTGAAGCTTGAAAACATGGCCATCCTCAGATCCATGAAAAACAAGGCAAACAAGCTGGTCAACTGTGACTCCGCCAATATAGCCAAGAGCCTCGAGGCGTCGGAGAACCAGCTTCGTTTAGTTAGGCTCATAGAGGAGATGGGCCTAGAAGACGA from Thermanaerovibrio acidaminovorans DSM 6589 includes:
- the whiA gene encoding DNA-binding protein WhiA; its protein translation is MEDLSLSMWEEWGAIGLSGAPFAEVRGILDGLIPLKAESGLIYRTQRRFVFRRLLKLWSLMSQGGEVPWVPRLIMAPKGDVKVRTRVSIQIPQEAVEHLRGRAIRGDVQWSSWLRGLWGSCGALYLPKVGYYLLVKIPQFDNTADLLYKLLKTRGISFSRRVKDSRVEVIIRDQQKIVDFLSFLGLSESILKLENMAILRSMKNKANKLVNCDSANIAKSLEASENQLRLVRLIEEMGLEDDLPMPLWEVVRARRENPSLSLRELGQVLPHPVSKSTVEYRWRKLEKMFANLLKGDDAHVPGKGRC
- a CDS encoding gluconeogenesis factor YvcK family protein, whose protein sequence is MDPLISAIIGFLTGGLAVWGASRVIPLGMGSEGGSGQKVMASAIGHRLSLGPKIVAIGGGTGLSTLLSGLKGFTRNLTAVVTVTDEGGSSGRLRSEWGVLPPGDIRNCIVALAESDSSLQRMLAFRFDRGDLRGHSLGNLMLLAITEMYGDFGRAVKELNKLLAIRGQVLPVTLEPVALFAQLGDRVIRGEEEISRHGDQIERLWLEPRDPEPLPEVMEAIDSADLIVLGPGSLFTSVLPNLLVDRLSHRVRLSKAPKVYVSNIMTQPGETDHFGFLDHVDWISSVLGCLPDAVVANSARLPKDALDRYLNQGAVPVYPTEEEEEVLRQRGCPVVKADLVGSDSEKGLLRHDPKRLAETLVRLAREAKEGDLWRT